A window of the Helianthus annuus cultivar XRQ/B chromosome 4, HanXRQr2.0-SUNRISE, whole genome shotgun sequence genome harbors these coding sequences:
- the LOC110883941 gene encoding receptor-like protein 46, translating into MGNQWGLGLQFIIVTIIMVATTNTCFGARNINSTVACFEHERLALLKFKHSVRDDHDLLSSWVGNDCCRWERVMCDGVTGHVDSLHLEPRSHPFFQKGLVGTELSTSLGELRHLKYLNLSRNDFQGSQIPDFIGSLKQLTYLDLSKAEFSGNIPRHIGNLSNLKSLDLSYNDNLLISHDMDWISGLSSLEHIDLSSVKLIRLKVLDVVLYMAPSVKVLSLSHCGLLIDDSGPLRNLSTTLSNVKHLDLSDNIFTGKLPHFFQNMTSLQFLDLSSFPLAASNFANLLSMIPSLLELHLSNCHLNETHLSHILHNLTTLSNIQHLDLSSNTLTSSILESLTKLKMLQVLDLSYNDLMGPIPTFLGKLTELYLSGNGLSGSIPESIGRFAALTSLYVNNNKLSGTIPDSIGQLSKLQFLDVSRNRLIGSIPVSIGQLSKLQFLDVSSNRLIGSIPVSIGQLSKLQFLDVSSNRLIGSISISIGQLSELSTLDISNNSLEGAVSESHLANLSMLEDLNTAYNNKLAFNVSREWLPPFQLIRIDLRSCKIENEFPQWLQNQRKLHRLVLSNTTISGPLPTWLRKMPIIPFMDLSHNNLSGPLTNLPIGVTSVEDNEDFAQPRLFLQNNIFSDSIPRSLCSRTDLLYLDLSNNRLTGEIPKCFKNLQNLQFLRLSSNGLSGIIPSFIGNISYLFSLNLNDNNFSGELPAELWNLNELWVLDLGDNALCGKLPEWIGEKIQSLWVFRLHKNNFTGGIPQSLCTNIDLQILDVAHNSLTGTIPGCLGELQGMRNGQGISVGSDVEEAFIQDMKGSSYEYTNTWNQVKNIDLSSNKFVGEIPVELTTLSELVGLKLANNHLSGGIPDNIGNTRMLISLDLSGNELGGLIPPSITNLSFLSHLNLSNNKLSGRIPTGNQLQTLTDPSIYAGNKDLCGPPLLKNCSNPDDPTITPNKKYEAAHEPNKVWFYMDIICGSATGFWGVIVVLILKKQWRHKLFMFAEESMDKIHVAIMVRVNKMRRGRGAI; encoded by the coding sequence ATGGGGAATCAGTGGGGTTTGGGGCTCCAATTTATTATTGTAACTATTATTATGGTTGCAACCACAAATACTTGTTTTGGGGCTCGCAATATAAATAGCACGGTGGCTTGCTTTGAGCATGAGCGGCTAGCTCTTCTCAAATTCAAACACAGTGTCAGAGATGACCATGATTTGTTGTCATCATGGGTTGGAAATGATTGTTGCCGCTGGGAAAGAGTCATGTGTGATGGTGTCACCGGACACGTTGATAGTCTTCATCTTGAACCTCGTAGTCATCCTTTTTTTCAAAAAGGCTTGGTTGGTACAGAGTTGAGCACTTCTTTAGGAGAGTTGAGGCATCTTAAATACTTGAACTTGAGTCGGAATGATTTTCAAGGAAGTCAGATCCCTGACTTCATTGGATCCTTGAAACAACTAACTTATCTCGATCTTTCTAAAGCAGAGTTTTCGGGAAATATTCCTCGTCACATTGGAAATTTGTCTAATTTAAAAAGTCTTGATCTCAGTTATAATGATAATCTTCTGATCTCACATGATATGGATTGGATTTCTGGCCTTTCGTCACTTGAGCATATTGACTTGAGTTCTGTGAAACTTATTAGATTAAAAGTCCTTGATGTGGTGCTTTACATGGCTCCATCAGTAAAAGTGTTAAGTTTGTCACATTGTGGTCTTTTAATCGATGATAGTGGTCCGCTTCGTAATCTGAGCACTACACTTTCCAACGTCAAACACCTAGATCTTAGTGATAATATTTTCACAGGTAAACTCCCCCACTTTTTTCAAAACATGACATCCCTACAATTCCTGGATCTTTCATCCTTTCCTCTTGCTGCATCCAACTTTGCAAACTTGCTAAGCATGATTCCTTCTTTATTAGAGCTCCACTTGTCAAATTGTCACCTCAATGAGACGCATCTATCTCATATTCTTCATAATCTTACTACCCTTTCTAACATCCAACATTTAGATCTATCTTCAAACACGTTAACAAGTTCAATTCTAGAATCTCTGAcaaaattaaaaatgttacaagTGTTAGATCTATCTTATAACGACTTAATGGGTCCCATCCCGACATTCCTTGGGAAACTTACGGAACTTTACCTTTCTGGTAATGGCTTGAGCGGTTCAATTCCAGAATCCATCGGGAGATTTGCTGCTTTAACATCTTTGTATGTAAACAACAATAAGTTAAGTGGGACTATTCCAGATTCAATTGGGCAGCTCTCTAAACTCCAGTTTCTTGATGTCTCTAGGAATCGGTTAATTGGGAGTATTCCGGTTTCAATTGGGCAGCTCTCTAAACTCCAGTTTCTTGATGTCTCTTCAAATCGGTTAATTGGGAGTATTCCGGTTTCAATTGGGCAGCTCTCTAAACTCCAGTTTCTTGATGTCTCTTCAAATCGGTTAATTGGGAGTATTTCGATATCAATTGGGCAACTCTCTGAACTCAGTACTCTTGATATCTCTAATAATTCTTTGGAAGGAGCAGTTTCTGAATCCCATTTAGCTAACCTTTCGATGTTGGAGGACTTAAATACAGCTTATAACAATAAGTTGGCTTTCAATGTTTCACGTGAGTGGCTGCCTCCATTCCAATTAATACGTATTGATCTTCGTTCTTGCAAGATTGAAAACGAATTTCCTCAGTGGCTTCAAAATCAGAGGAAACTTCATAGACTAGTGTTATCTAATACTACCATTTCAGGACCTCTGCCCACATGGTTGCGAAAGATGCCCATCATTCCTTTCATGGATCTTTCCCACAACAACCTCAGCGGACCTTTAACCAACCTTCCTATTGGGGTTACTAGTGTGGAAGACAATGAGGATTTCGCTCAACCAAGGTTATTTCTTCAAAATAACATTTTCAGTGACTCGATTCCAAGGTCCTTGTGCAGCAGGACAGATTTACTTTATCTTGATCTTTCCAACAATCGGTTAACTGGAGAAATTCCCAAATGTTTCAAGAATCTGCAAAACCTGCAGTTCTTGAGATTAAGCTCAAATGGGTTAAGTGGTATCATTCCAAGTTTCATAGGGAACATTTCATATTTATTCTCATTAAACTTGAATGATAATAACTTTAGTGGTGAGCTTCCTGCAGAACTTTGGAATTTAAATGAGTTATGGGTCTTAGATTTGGGTGACAATGCATTATGCGGAAAATTACCGGAATGGATTGGAGAAAAAATTCAATCATTGTGGGTTTTCAGGTTACACAAGAATAACTTCACTGGAGGAATTCCTCAATCTCTGTGCACAAATATAGATCTTCAAATTTTGGATGTTGCTCACAACAGCTTAACAGGAACAATCCCTGGTTGTCTAGGAGAATTGCAAGGTATGCGTAATGGACAAGGTATATCTGTTGGTAGTGATGTTGAGGAGGCATTCATTCAGGATATGAAAGGCAGTTCTTATGAATACACAAATACATGGAATCAAGTAAAAAACATAGACCTTTCAAGCAATAAATTCGTTGGAGAGATACCTGTGGAATTAACTACACTTTCTGAATTGGTGGGTCTCAAATTGGCCAATAATCATCTTAGTGGAGGCATTCCAGACAACATTGGAAACACGAGAATGTTAATTTCTCTCGATTTATCAGGAAACGAGTTGGGCGGGCTGATCCCTCCAAGCATTACAAATTTGAGTTTTTTGAGCCATTTGAATTTGTCAAACAACAAATTGTCGGGCCGAATTCCAACAGGAAATCAATTGCAGACCCTCACTGATCCATCAATATATGCGGGGAACAAAGATCTATGTGGCCCTCCGTTGCTAAAGAATTGCTCTAATCCTGATGACCCAACCATAACTCCCAATAAAAAGTATGAAGCAGCTCATGAGCCCAACAAGGTATGGTTTTATATGGACATAATATGTGGTTCTGCAACAGGCTTTTGGGGAGTtattgtagttttgattttaaagAAGCAGTGGAGACATAAGCTTTTCATGTTTGCTGAGGAGTCCATGGACAAGATACACGTTGCGATCATGGTAAGAGTTAACAAGATGAGGAGAGGAAGAGGAGCCATATAG